From the genome of Gracilinanus agilis isolate LMUSP501 chromosome 2, AgileGrace, whole genome shotgun sequence, one region includes:
- the LOC123237677 gene encoding RNA-binding motif protein, X chromosome-like has protein sequence MVEADRPGKLFVGGLNTETNEKALEAVFGKYGRIVEVLLMKDRETSKSRGFAFITFESPADAKDAARDMNGKLLDGKSIKVEQATKPTFESGGRRGPPPPPRSRGPPRGLRGGGRGGSGGGTRGPPSHGGHMDDSGYSLNFNMGSSRGPLPVKRGPPPRSGGGPPPKRSAPSGPVCSSSGMGGRAPVSRGRDNYGGPPRRDPMPSRRDVYMSPRDDGYNTKDSYSSRDYQSSRDNRDYAPPPRDYAYCDYGHSSSRDDYQSRGYSDRDGYGGRDRDYSDHPSGGSYRDSYESYGNSRSAPPARGPPPSYGGSSRYDDYSRDGYGGSRESYSSSRSDIYSSGRGDHVGRQDRGLPPSMDRGYLPPRDSYSSSSRGAPRGGRGGSRSDRGGGRSRY, from the coding sequence ATGGTTGAAGCAGATCGTCCTGGGAAACTGTTTGTAGGGGGTCTCAATACAGAGACCAATGAGAAGGCTCTCGAAGCTGTGTTTGGGAAGTATGGGCGAATAGTGGAAGTACTCCTGATGAAAGATCGTGAAACCAGCAAATCTAGAGGGTTTGCTTTTATCACTTTTGAAAGTCCTGCAGATGCTAAGGATGCTGCCAGAGACATGAATGGGAAGCTTCTAGATGGAAAATCAATTAAAGTTGAACAAGCTACTAAGCCAACATTTGAAAGTGGTGGTAGGCGTGGGCCACCACCTCCCCCAAGAAGCAGAGGCCCTCCAAGAGGCCTtagaggaggaggacgaggaggaagTGGTGGAGGAACAAGGGGGCCACCATCACATGGAGGACACATGGATGATAGCGGATATTCTCTTAACTTCAACATGGGGTCTTCCAGGGGACCTCTTCCAGTAAAAAGAGGCCCACCACCACGTAGTGGTGGGGGTCCTCCACCTAAAAGATCTGCACCTTCAGGGCCAGTTTGTAGCAGTAGTGGAATGGGAGGAAGAGCTCCAGTATCACGTGGGAGAGACAATTATGGAGGTCCACCCCGCCGCGATCCAATGCCATCTCGAAGAGATGTTTATATGTCACCAAGAGATGATGGATATAATACTAAGGACAGCTATTCTAGCAGAGATTATCAAAGTTCTCGAGACAACAGAGATTATGCACCACCTCCACGAGATTATGCATACTGTGATTatggtcattccagttcacgagATGACTATCAGTCTAGAGGCTACAGTGATCGTGACGGCTATGGTGGTCGTGATAGAGATTATTCTGATCACCCCAGTGGAGGCTCCTACAGAGATTCGTATGAGAGTTATGGTAACTCACGTAGTGCTCCACCTGCCCGAGGGCCCCCACCATCTTATGGGGGAAGCAGTCGCTATGATGATTACAGCAGAGATGGATATGGTGGAAGCAGAGAAAGTTACTCAAGCAGCCGAAGTGATATCTACTCAAGTGGTCGAGGAGATCATGTTGGCCGCCAAGATAGAGGGCTTCCCCCTTCTATGGATAGGGGATACCTTCCTCCACGTGATTCCTATAGCAGCTCAAGCCGCGGAGCACCAAGAGGTGGCCGTGGTGGAAGCCGATCTGATAGAGGAGGAGGCAGAAGcagatattaa